The genomic stretch AACTGGAGTATTCTTTGATGGACTTCCACGCTCTATCCATATCGTCGCTCCAGTGGATATCATCAATAATAATAACTGCGTCCTCTGTGCCTATTTCTGTGCACTGCTTGAAGTGTTCGAGTGTTGGAGTGTAACTGTGGTCCCCGTCAATAAAAAACAGCCCCAAACGACCGTTTTCTTCCTTTATCCTTTTTGTCTCATTTGTGAACGTTTCTACGCGAATGTCTATATTCGTAATACCTATTTGTTCCAAAACTGCTTTGGCCGTTTCGGCATAATCGCGGTGGCCTTCCACCGTTATAACTCTTGAGGTTGGCGATCCCGATGCAAGGTAGTAAGTTGCGCTTCCTAGCCCAGTTCCTAGTTCAAGAATTCCATCCCTTCCATAAAACGTAGAGAGCTTATAAAGCAACTCTCCATGCTTCTTAGAAATCCCAATCTCCCGGTTTATTGCTGCCGGTGTTGTGGGCTTTGTGTTTGGCGATAACAAAGAACCTGCTCCAAAGGTGCTGCGTGGGATGCTTTTGGTTACGCGTTTCAATGTTTGCTTATAGGCTGTAGCACCAATCTTTACTGAGATATCGCAATCTTCGCTGAAGCCTTT from Williamwhitmania taraxaci encodes the following:
- a CDS encoding O-methyltransferase — its product is MTRAKNRFKLFRKLIVYKLKSRHRKGFGIHSPAIFSLVNKGFSEDCDISVKIGATAYKQTLKRVTKSIPRSTFGAGSLLSPNTKPTTPAAINREIGISKKHGELLYKLSTFYGRDGILELGTGLGSATYYLASGSPTSRVITVEGHRDYAETAKAVLEQIGITNIDIRVETFTNETKRIKEENGRLGLFFIDGDHSYTPTLEHFKQCTEIGTEDAVIIIDDIHWSDDMDRAWKSIKEYSSCRVSVDLFRFGIIFTNKKLQKQHYTVRY